The genomic stretch TCTAGTCAAGTTTGACCATAGTTGATGTAAACGGAATCAACCCAATACAATTGGAATCAGACAAAATCATGATCAGATTCAATCCATCTAGTTCGATTCAATCAGAATCAAGTTCCAATTCCAATACTTGAACCCCATGCGTTTCACTGAAATATGATATGACTCGTGTTCAACTATTTAATCCAGTTGGTTGGTGCATAGTGCAATAGAGCACTTCCGCAGTTACACCCAAGAGGTCTCATTCCACATCTATTCCCCACACTCTCCACCCCTTGAATCTccactcttattttttttttctttttttttaatagaaaaacaaatttggtaaataaaaaaaaaaatatttcatggggGCAAAAAAAAAGGCGGTCGGTGAAAGCGCGGGGGCGATCGGTCAGGCTAATCAGAGGAACAGAGCAACATTCCGAGAAGCCGCCTTGCTTACGTAAACATAACCGTGGTGGGACCCACGCATTTAACGACTTCACGTACATAGGATTTTTGAGTGTGGTGAGGTTTTATTAGATTTCTCGAATTctattatattaatattttaattactAGTGGATTCTGGGTGAAAATGTAATAGTCGAATAAGCCAATCAGAGATGAGTGTAGCCGCCTGGCCGGTGAGGACGGAAGGACtcactgatctctctctctctctctctaaatggaGTCTTAGAAGTCTTCGCTTAAGTCGAAAAGTCTACAAGGAGGCCCCGGAACCAACTTTCTCCTCTTTCGTATGGATTAGGTTACTCTTTTCTGTGGTTTAGACCTGATAAGATAAGATCGATGCCGTTTCTTCTTTAGCagcttcctctcctctcctttccATCCTCTATAAAACCCTAACCATTCTCGGCTTGTCTTCCTCACACCACCAACCCACTCCTCTTCCTCTCCAATCTTCAATTTCCAATTTTGTTTCTGGGTTTTgaacctttttttattattattgtttccCTTGAACTTGTTTAAAACGATTTTGCTATTACTTCTGCGGCTTCCACCTTCCACCTTCTGTTGAAGACTTCATCAAAGGTTTCTATCCCACCttcttaaatttgaaaaaaaaaaaaaaaaggaaaaaagaaagaaagaatccaTAAAACTTAGAAAAGATGAAGATCAGTTCCAGTACTTCAACTTCCAAACTTGCACGAAAGACTAttgaaagaaacagaagaatGCACATGAAAGGACTTTGCTTCAAGCTTGCCTCCCTCATCCCTCGCCACTTCAACACCActaaggtctctctctctctctctctctctctctctctctctctctctttctctcttatatGAATCTATTTGATGTTTTTCAGGAAATATCATCACAGCAAGATCAATTGGACCATGCTGCCAGTTATATAAAGGAACTGAGACAAAGACTCGAAGAACTCAAAGAAAGGAAGCAGGAAGCCATAAATATCTGTGGGATCAACAATGATATCAGAGAAACAATGTCAATTGGCTCAAACGTGCCGGTATTGGAACTGAGGGATATGGGTCATAGCCTGGAGGTCACTTTGATCACTGGATTGAACAAGAACTTAATGTTTACTGAAGTTATCAGTGTTCTTACAGAAGAAGGAGCAGAAGTTGTTAATGCTAGCTTCTCTGTTATGGGTGAAAAGGTTTTCTACACTATCCACTCTCAGGTAATTTACTTTATTATTTGCTTCTTCTTAGTTATGAGCTTTGTCATAAGGGTTTGGACTCCCTCTCCTTAATGGCTAGCTTTTAAGGATGAATTCTACCCAAATCATTACCAGATGGACTTAGCATTGATAACCTAACAACACTTCTTTGGTTAATCTTTGAAGGCTACTAGCTCGAGAATAGGAGTGGATACTACGAGGTTATGTCAGAGACTGAAGGAGTTTGTTCTCTAGTTCTATTTTCCCCGAAGAGACCTCTTAGCAAGGGTTGTAAGAGGTCTCCACATAGTTGTATTGCATTGt from Macadamia integrifolia cultivar HAES 741 unplaced genomic scaffold, SCU_Mint_v3 scaffold3646, whole genome shotgun sequence encodes the following:
- the LOC122068256 gene encoding transcription factor bHLH162-like, which encodes MKISSSTSTSKLARKTIERNRRMHMKGLCFKLASLIPRHFNTTKEISSQQDQLDHAASYIKELRQRLEELKERKQEAINICGINNDIRETMSIGSNVPVLELRDMGHSLEVTLITGLNKNLMFTEVISVLTEEGAEVVNASFSVMGEKVFYTIHSQATSSRIGVDTTRLCQRLKEFVL